A stretch of the Candidatus Schekmanbacteria bacterium genome encodes the following:
- a CDS encoding MerR family transcriptional regulator — MKIGEIARKANTTIRTLRYYEEEGILTPSGRTAGGVRCYNDDDLKKLMAIQMLKKLNMSLAEIKNLINARKENKIGGKAAKKIFKKLQDKIVEVDNEIKRFRMIKQELERTKKLVEECINCENEIDPEQCGDCNYKEERRKKSNLYASFYN; from the coding sequence ATGAAAATAGGTGAAATTGCACGAAAAGCAAATACTACTATCCGGACACTTAGATATTATGAAGAAGAAGGCATTCTAACACCTTCGGGGAGGACGGCTGGAGGTGTGCGCTGTTATAATGATGATGATTTGAAGAAACTTATGGCAATACAGATGTTGAAAAAACTCAATATGAGTCTTGCTGAAATAAAGAATCTGATAAATGCAAGAAAAGAAAATAAGATAGGCGGCAAGGCCGCAAAGAAGATTTTTAAAAAACTTCAAGATAAAATTGTTGAAGTTGATAATGAAATAAAGAGATTTAGAATGATTAAACAGGAGCTTGAAAGGACAAAAAAATTGGTTGAAGAATGTATAAATTGTGAAAATGAGATTGACCCTGAGCAGTGTGGAGACTGCAACTATAAAGAGGAGAGAAGAAAAAAGTCGAATTTGTATGCATCTTTTTACAATTAA